Within the Solwaraspora sp. WMMA2056 genome, the region AACGAGCAGCCGGACGTGTTGGCCGAGCGGACGTACGCGGTCTGGCCGGACCTGGAACGGCTGATGCGTGAGCACGGGGTGCCGCAGTTCACCGTCGACGCGCACCGGCCGGTCGTCGACTTCGACGTGTTCGGCGTCTCCTTCGCCACCGAGTTGGGCTACACGAACCTGCTGACCGCGATCGACCTGGCCGGCATCCCGCTGCTGGCCGCCGACCGAGACGACGCGCACCCGGTGGTGCTGGCCGGCGGACACGCGGCGTTCAACCCGGAGCCGATCGCCGACTTCATCGACGCGGCGGTGCTCGGCGACGGCGAGGAAGCCGTCCTGGAGATCACCGCGATCGTCCGGCAGTGGAAGGCCGACGGGTCGCCCGGCGGGCGCGACGAACTGCTGCTGCGACTGGCCCGGACCGAGAGCGTCTACGTGCCGCGCTTCTACGACGTGGACTACCTGCCGGACGGGCGGATCCAGCGGGTCGTGCCGAACCGGGCGGACGTGCCGTTCCGGGTGCACAAGCGCACCACGATGGACCTTGACGCGTGGCCGTACCCGAAGAAGCCGATCGTGCCGCTGGCCGAGACCGTCCACGAACGCTACGCGGTGGAGATCTTCCGCGGCTGTACGCGCGGCTGCCGGTTCTGCCAGGCCGGCATGATCACGCGTCCGGTGCGGGAACGCTCGATCACCACGGTCGGCCAGATGGTCGCCGACGGGCTGGCGTACTCCGGTTTCCACGAGGTCGGCCTGCTCTCGCTCTCCTCGGCCGACCACTCGGAGATCGGCGACATGTGCTCCGGTCTGGCCGAGCAGTACGCCGGCACGAACGTGTCGCTGTCGCTGCCGTCGACCCGGGTCGACGCGTTCAACATCGACCTGGCCCAGGAGTTGTCGCGCAACGGGCGCCGCACCGGGCTCACCTTCGCGCCGGAGGGCGGCTCGGAGCGGATCCGGCGGGTCATCAACAAGATGGTCTCCGAGGAGGACCTGATCCGCACGGTGGTCACCGCGTACACCAACGGCTGGCGTCAGGTGAAGCTGTATTTCATGTGCGGGCTACCCACCGAGACCGACGAGGACGTGCTGCAGATCGCCCGCCTCGCCCACGAGGTGATCAAGGCCGGACGGGCGGCGACCGGGTCGAAGGACATTCGCTGCACCGTGTCGATCGGCGGGTTCGTGCCCAAACCGCACACCCCGTTCCAGTGGGCGTCGATGCAGCCACCGGAGGTCATCGACAACCGGCTGCGTCTGCTCAAGCAGGCGATCAACACCGACCGCTCGCTCGGCCGGGCGATCGGTCTGCGCTACCACGACGGCGAACCGTCGCTGATCGAGGGCCTGCTGTCGCGGGGCGACCGGCGGGTCGGCGCGGTGATCCGCCGGGTCTGGGAGTCCGGTGGCCGGTTCGACGGCTGGAGCGAGCACTTCTCGTACCAGCGGTGGGTCGACGCGGCCGCCGAGACGCTGCCGGCGTACGGGGTCGACCTCGACTGGTACACGGTCCGGGAGCGGGACGCCACCGAGGTGCTGGCCTGGGACCACCTGGACTCCGGGCTGGACAAGGACTGGCTCTGGCAGGACTGGCAGGACGCGACGAGCGAGTACGAGCAGGACGACTGCCGGTGGACACCCTGTTTCGACTGCGGGGTGTGCCCGTCGATGGACACCGAGATCCAGATCGGCCCGACCGGGCAGAAACTGCTGCCCCTGACGCCGGTGAACACCGGTCTGCGGGCTCCGGCGGCGGGCTGACTGGCGGACCTCGCCCGGCTGGGCGAGGATGACGGACATCCCTTGTCCCTTTCCGAGGAGCGTCACAATCAGCAGGAAGCCACAGCCGGAGGGCGGTCAGGCACCGGTCGTCCAGCGGATCCGGATCCGGTACGCCAAACGCGGGCCGCTGCGGTTCACGTCGCACCGTGACTTCGCCCGCGCGTTCGAGCGGGCGTTGCGCCGGGCCAACGCGCCGGTCGCCTTCTCCCAGGGGTTCACCCCGCACCCGAAGATCTCGTACGCCAGCGCCGCGCCGACCGGCGTCGCCAGCGAGGCCGAGTACCTGGAGATCGGCCTGCAGCGGGCCGTCGACCCGGACGAACTGAGGGTGGCGCTCGACGCCGCCCTGTCACCCGGGCTCGACGTGTTGGCCGCGGTGGAGTCGGCCGGCGGCAGCCTTGCCGACCGGATCGACGCCTCGCACTGGCGGATCGAACTCGCCGGCGTCGGGTCGGCGCAGGCCGAAACAGCGGTCGCAGCCTTCCTCTCCGCCGGTGAGGTGCTCGTCGAGCGCCTCACCAAGCAGGGGCGGCGCACCTTCGACGCCCGCGCCGCGGTACTGCGTATGACGGTCGCGGCCGGGGCCGCCACCCCCGCCGGACCAGGTGTCCGACCCCCGGACGGCCTACCTTCCGAGGTCAGCTCGGTGCCGTGTGCGATACTCGACCTAGTCGTCCGGCAGGTCACCCCGTCGGTACGACCCGATGACGTCCTTTCCGGCCTGCGCGTCATGGCCGACCTGGAGCCGCCGGTGCCGCCCCGCGTGACCCGGCTAGCACAGGGAACACTGACCGCGCAGGGGGAGATCGTCGATCCGTTGGAGGCGGATCGCGTCGGACAGCCATCGGTGAACGCCAGCCGTGTTCCGGCCGGCGCTCAGTAAGCCAGACTTCGGCGGTCTGCCTCCAGGTCTTTGGCCCACCCGGGTCGGGAGCCCAGCGGTGTGACCGCCGGAACACCTTTTGCGGCAACCCTGCGTGGCAGCGCTCACCCGCGCCCGGGGCAGCCAGAACTGGAGAACGTCCAATGCTCGACAACGAGCCCGAGGGCGGGAAGCGTACCGGTGGGGAACCGGGCGACGACACCGCCGATGTGACCCGATCCGCACCTGCCCGGACCACCCGGCGGCGGACCAGCAAGGCTGCGGCCGCCGCTGCGGCCGAGCCGGCCGCCGCGACGGGGGCCGCTGCGGCCGCCAGCCCGGATCCGGCCGCCGCTGCCGCCGAGGCCGGCGGGCAGACACCGCCGGAACCGGCTGTCGCGCCACGGACCCGCCGACGCCGCGCGGTCGCGGCCGAGCCGGTCGGCGAGGCCGTCGCGGTGGAACCGACCGGGGAGGCCGTCACACCAGCGCCGGCCGAGCCGGTGGAGCCGGTGAAGAAGGCGACCCGGACCCGGCGCAAGAAGACCGCCGAGCCGGCGGTCGTGGTACCGGTCGAGGCCAGCGAGCCGGCCCCCGGCGCGGCGGCCCCCCGGATGACGGCACCGTCGGCGGTGGAGCCGGCCGGGCCGCCCACCCCGGCCAGCGAGCCGTTGACGACCGGCCCGGCGACGGAGGCGACCGACGGCGAGGCGGCTGTCGAGGAGCCGGCTGCCGACCAGGTCGCGGCACCGACCACCCGTGGCCGGCGGCGCAGCGCCGCCACCCCGCCCGCCGTGCTGTTCATGGCACCGGACCCGCAGACCGCACCGCCCGTGGTCGGGCGGGCCGCAGCGGTGGCGACCGCCGCGACCACTGCCGCACCTGCCGCCGCCGCGCCGACGGCCAGCGCCGTCCCAACCGAGGGTGACACCGAGACCGAGGAGCCGGTACGGCGCCGTCGGCGGGGCCGCCGTGGCGCCGACAGCGAGGAACCGGCGGCGTCGCCGGTGCCCGACGAGGCCGCCGCCGTGCCGGTCGACGAGGCCGATGACGCGACCGATGAGGCCGACGAGGCCGACGACTCCGACGACGACACCCCTGCGGGCCGTCGGCGGCGTCGCCGGGGCCGGCGCGGCCGTGGCCGGGGCAAGGGCGGCACGGACGACGACACCGACGTCGACGAGGAGTCGGCGTCGGCGGATGCCGAAGCGGAGGCGGCCGACGACGGCGACACCGCCGACGGTGACTCGCTGACCCGTCGGCGCCGCCGTCGGCGTCGACGCGGATCCGGCGACGCGGAGTCGGGTGCCGAGGACGGCGTACCGACGGTGGTGAAGATCCGTGAGCCGCGTAAGAACGTCGACGAGGTGCAGGGTGTCACCGGCTCGACCCGGCTGGAGGCCAAGCGGCAGCGCCGCCGGGACGGCCGCGAGCAGCGCCGGACCCGGCCCCCGATCCTGAGTGAGTCGGAGTTCCTGGCCCGTCGGGAGGCGGTCGACCGGGACATGGTGGTCCGCCAGCGTGGGGACCGTACCCAGATCGCGGTGCTGGAGGACGGCATCCTCGTCGAGCACTACGTGACCCGGGCCTCGTCCGGCACGATGGCCGGCAACGTCTATCTCGGCAGGGTGCAGAACGTGCTGCCGAGCATGGAGGCCGCCTTCGTCGACGTGGGGCGGGGCCGCAACGCCGTGCTGTACGCCGGCGAGGTCAACTGGGACGCCACCGGGTTGGAAGGGCGGGCCCGCTCGATCGAGCAGGCGCTGCGCTCCGGTGACTCGGTGCTCGTGCAGGTCACCAAGGACCCGATCGGCCACAAGGGGGCCCGGCTCACCAGTCACATCGCGCTGTCCGGGCGGCACCTGGTGTACGTACCGAACGGCAACGCCTCGGGGATCAGCCGTAAGCTGCCCGACACCGAGCGCAAGCGGCTGCGGGACATCCTGAAGAAGCTGGTGCCCGACGGCGCCGGCGTGATCGTGCGGACCGCCGCCGAGGGGGCCAGTGAGGACGAGCTGGCCCGCGACGTCAAGCGGTTGCAGGCGCAGTGGGACGACATCCAGGCCAAGGCCGGTTCCGGCGGCGCGCCGACGCTGCTGTACGAGGAGCCGGATCTGGTCATCCGGGTGGTCCGGGACCTGTTCAACGAGGATTTCCGCGAGCTGGTCGTGCAGGGCGACACCGCGTACGGGCTGGTCGAGTCGTATCTCGCGCACGTGTCGCCGGACCTGCTGCCCCGGTTGCGCCGGCACGCCGGCGTGGCGGACGTGTTCGCCGACCGGCGGATCGACGAGCAGATTCTCAAGGGTCTGGACCGCAAGGTCTTCCTGCCTTCCGGCGGCCACCTGGTGATCGACCGGACCGAGGCGATGACCGTGATCGACGTCAACACCGGCAAGTACACCGGTGCCGGCGGCAACCTGGAGGAGACGGTCACCCGCAACAACCTGGAGGCCGCCGAGGAGATCGTCCGTCAGCTGCGGCTGCGCGACATCGGTGGCATCGTGGTGATCGACTTCATCGACATGGTGCTGGAGTCCAACCGTGAGTTGGTGCTGCGTCGGCTGACCGAATGCCTGGGCCGGGACCGGACCAAGCACCAGGTGACCGAGATCACCTCACTCGGGCTGGTGCAGATGACCCGCAAGCGCATCGGTGCCGGGCTGCTGGAGGCGTTCAGTGAGACCTGTGACTGCTGCAAGGGCCGCGGACTGATCATCCACACCGAGCCGGTGCCGGAGAAGGCCCGCTCGGCCGGCGGCGGCGCGGGGGAGAAGGTCAAGGCGGTCGCCGCCGCAGCCCCGGCCGCCCCAGCTGCCCCGGCCGCGCCGACGACGGCCGCTGGTCGACGGCGCGCCCGCAAGGCCGCCGAGACCGCACCCGAGGTCGCCGAGGTGGCAGCTGACATCGTCGAGGACGTGGTCGAGGTCGCGCCGGACGTGGTCGAGGCGGCGGGTGACATGACCGGGTTGCCGGGCGTCGACGCAGCGGGCACCGCGCCGGAGCCGGCTGTGACGCCGCCGGCCAACGCGGCGTCGGTGCCGGTCGTGGCACCGGAGCCGACGGCTGCCGCAACACCGGCCGGCCCGTCGACCGGGCCGGTCGTCTCCGGGGTGATCACCGGGGTCATCGGTGGTTCGGGCGTCGTCAGCCCGCAGCCGGTCGTGGCCGCGACGGAGGACGAGGACGAGACCATGGGCTACGACCTGTCCCGGTACGAGGTGGACGAGGTCGAGCCGGTCAGCAACGGGGCGGGGTCGACCCGCCTCGCCGGGGACGGCGACCCGGATCTGGCCGGCGATCCGGACGAGGACGACCCGGAATCGGACGTCTCGGGCGGGGAGCATGCCTCCGGCGGTCGGCGGCGGGTGCGCCGGACCGGTACCCGGCGTCGTACCCGCCCCTGACCGGGGCACCGATTTGAGGGACGCCACCGGCATGGCGTAGTCTTGCCGGTGGCGTACCCGGTGCGCCAGGTTCCCGTGTGCCCGTGACCCTCAAGGTCCGCCACCCCCGGTGCCGTGTCCGTACGGATCGCCGCGAGGGTGACGAACCGTCACGAACACCATCCGCCAGCGACAAACGACAGGAGTCCGCGTCCGATGTACGCGATCGTCAAGACCGGCGGCAAGCAGTACAAGGTCGCTGAGGGCGACGTGATCGAGGTCGAGAAGCTCACCGGTGCCCCCGGCGACGCGGTGGCGCTTCCCGCAGTGCTCCTCGTCGATGGCGACGACCTGGTGACCGACGCGACCGCGCTTGCCCAGGTCGCGGTGACCGGCGAGATCGCCGCGCACACCAAGGGTCCGAAGATCCGGATCCACAAGTTCAAGAACAAGACCGGCTACCACAAGCGCCAGGGTCACCGCCAGCCGCTGACCCAGGTCAAGGTGACCGGCATCTCGAACGGGAAGTAGGCACCAGACATGGCACACAAAAAGGGTGCATCCAGCTCGCGTAACGGTCGCGACTCGGAAGCCAAGCGCCTCGGTGTCAAGCGCTTCGGCGGTCAGGTCGTCAGCGCCGGTGAGATCCTGATCCGCCAGCGTGGCACCAAGTTCCACCCCGGCGACCTGGTCGGCCGGGGCGGCGACGACACGCTGTTCGCGCTGGCCGCCGGGTCGGTGCAGTTCGGCACGAAGCGTGGCCGCAAGACGGTCAACATCGTGCCGGCGGCACAGTAGCGACTGCCGACAGCGCCGCCACGGCGGCCGCTGGGCGTCGCGACGGCGACGTGTCGAGTAGAACGCGACGAGCGGGCTGTGGACCTGGTGTCCCGGCCCGCTTTGTCGTGTACGTCGGCGGTCGGCGACGACGTCCGGTCATGCTGACGCGTGGGGTGGGTGGCGGATCTGCACCCGCAGACCGCGCGATCGAGGAGAGGATAAGGCTGTGACGACCTTCGTCGACCGGGTTGTGCTGCACGTACTGGCCGGCAACGGCGGGCACGGTTGCGTCTCGATCCACCGGGAGAAGTTCAAGCCGTTCGGTGGTCCGGACGGCGGTAACGGCGGGCACGGCGGAAGCGTCACCCTCGTCGTCGACCCGCAGGTGCACACCTTGCTGGACTTCCATTTCCGGCAGCACGCCAAGGCCGAGAACGGCAAGGGCGGTGCCGGCGGCAACCGAGACGGCGCCAAGGGCGCCGACCTGGTGCTCAAGGTGCCGAACGGGACGAACGTGCTGACCCTCGACGGTGAGGTGCTGGCCGACCTCGTCGGGGTGGGCACCAGCCTGGAGATCGCCCGGGGTGGCCGGGGCGGTCGGGGCAACGCCGCACTGGCCAGCGCCCGACGCAAGGCACCCGGCTTCGCCGAGCTCGGTGAGCCGGGCGAACAGCTCGACGTCGTACTGGAGCTCAAGAGCGTCGCCGACGTCGGACTGGTCGGGTTTCCGTCGGCCGGCAAGTCGTCGCTGATCTCGGTGATCTCGGCGGCCAAACCCAAGATCGCGGATTATCCGTTCACCACCCTGGTGCCGAACCTCGGCGTGGTCCGCGCCGACGAGCACACCTTCACCGTCGCCGACGTACCCGGCCTGATCCCCGGCGCGGCGACCGGCAAGGGACTCGGTCTGGAGTTCCTGCGCCACATCGAGCGGTGCGCGGTGCTGGCGCACGTGGTGGACACCGCCACGCTCGAGCCGGGGCGGGACCCGATGGCCGACATCGACGCGATCGAGGCCGAGCTGGCGGCGTACGGCGGCCTGGCCGACCGTCCCCGGTTGGTGATCCTGAACAAGATCGACGTGCCGGACGGTCGTGCGATGGCCGAGCTGGTCCGCGCCGACCTGGCCGCCCGGGGGCTGCCGGTCTTCGAGGTCTCCACGGCCACCCGGGAAGGACTGCGGGAGCTGACGTACGCCCTGGCGGACATGGTCGCGCAAGCTCGGGCGGACGCACCGGAGCTGGAGCCGACGAGGATCGTGCTGCGCCCCGCCGCGGTCGACGACGCCGGGTTCACCGTGGAGCCGCTGGCCGACGGCGAGTTCCGGATCCGCGGCACCCGGCCGGAGCGGTGGGTACGGCAGACCAACTTCGACAACGACGAGGCTGTCGGTTACCTGGCCGACCGGTTGGCCCGCCTCGGGGTGGAGGAGGCGCTGGCCAAGGCGGGGGCCCAGCCGGGTGCGCTGGTCCGGATCGGCTCGTGGGAGTTCGACTGGCGGCCGGAGCACTTCGCCGAGGTGGAGTACGTGCCGGGTTCGCGGGGCACCGACGTGCGGCTGGAGGAGCCGTCGACGCGGGTGGGTGCCGCCCAGCGGCTCGCCGACCGCAAGGCGCGGCGGCAGCGCTTCGAGGACGTCGCGGGTGCGTCGACCGGTGGCGTTGGCGAGACCGCCGGGGCTGCTGCGGGCGACCCGGCAGGCCCACGAGTGGACGTACCCGAAAGTAACTGAACGTTACGGTAGTGGTGTGGTCGGCTGATCGGCGAGTTGTCGAAGTTGGGCCTGATCCTGGCCAACTGGACGAAACCTCCAGGAAACGCGCCGCGCCTATCGTGACAGAGTGTTAATTGAGCGTCGCCCGTCCATCGATCCGGAGGTCGCCGCGCTGGTCGCGACCCAGCAGCGCGAGCTGGCCGAGTCAACCGAGGCGCCCCGTGGTGGTCGGCCGGTCGTTGCGATCGGCCGACCGGGCCACGACGATGCCCGGTACCTGGTCTGTGTGGTCGACGGGCGTGCGGTGGCCTGCGGCGCCGTCCGGTCGGTCGACGGGCAGACCGCCGAGATCACCCGGATGTACGTGCGGCCGGCGTACCGGGGCCGAGGGATCGCTCGGCATCTGCTGACCGCGTTGGAGGAGTCGGCGTACGCGCTGGGCCACACGGTGTTCCGGCTGGAGACGGGCAGCAACCTCGCGGTCGCGCTGCGCCTGTACGCCTCGGCGGGGTACGCGCAGATCCCGGCGTCCGGTGACGACCCCGCCGGTCCGTACCGCGTCTGTTTCGAAAAGCGGCTTCCCGCTGCTGCCGCGTGACGCCGGGTCCGGGCGACGGGGTGGCCGATGTCGGGGCAATGGTGGACGATGTCAGGCCATGAGCGATTCGCCGGTTCTGAACAGCATCGAGGCCATTGACGCGCATCTGGCGGTCGCCATCGAGCGGTGGGAACGCAAATGCCGAGGGGTCCGGTTCGTGCTCTGCGATGGCGATGACCGGGTGCAGATTCACTGCCCGGTGGACGATCTGCCGACGAACCCGGACCCGGCTGTCTGTCGCCGGGCGGTCGAGATCTTCGCGACCGCGCTCGCCGAGCGCGCCAGGGGCGGATCGATGTTGGTGGTGCTGACCCGGCCCGGGTCGAGTGCGGTCAGTGATCCTGACCGGGTCTGGTTCCACGCCGCGTACGACACCTGCGGCAGAGTCGGGGTGCGGCTGCTCGGAGTCCACCTGGTGACGCCGACGGACCGGCGGCCGATCCTGCTCGACGACGCACTCTGAATCGGCCCGGTCGTGTAAAAGATTATTGACATCTCGTCAGGTCTTCTTTACCTTGGAGATGTCA harbors:
- a CDS encoding TIGR03936 family radical SAM-associated protein: MTDIPCPFPRSVTISRKPQPEGGQAPVVQRIRIRYAKRGPLRFTSHRDFARAFERALRRANAPVAFSQGFTPHPKISYASAAPTGVASEAEYLEIGLQRAVDPDELRVALDAALSPGLDVLAAVESAGGSLADRIDASHWRIELAGVGSAQAETAVAAFLSAGEVLVERLTKQGRRTFDARAAVLRMTVAAGAATPAGPGVRPPDGLPSEVSSVPCAILDLVVRQVTPSVRPDDVLSGLRVMADLEPPVPPRVTRLAQGTLTAQGEIVDPLEADRVGQPSVNASRVPAGAQ
- a CDS encoding Rne/Rng family ribonuclease, with the translated sequence MLDNEPEGGKRTGGEPGDDTADVTRSAPARTTRRRTSKAAAAAAAEPAAATGAAAAASPDPAAAAAEAGGQTPPEPAVAPRTRRRRAVAAEPVGEAVAVEPTGEAVTPAPAEPVEPVKKATRTRRKKTAEPAVVVPVEASEPAPGAAAPRMTAPSAVEPAGPPTPASEPLTTGPATEATDGEAAVEEPAADQVAAPTTRGRRRSAATPPAVLFMAPDPQTAPPVVGRAAAVATAATTAAPAAAAPTASAVPTEGDTETEEPVRRRRRGRRGADSEEPAASPVPDEAAAVPVDEADDATDEADEADDSDDDTPAGRRRRRRGRRGRGRGKGGTDDDTDVDEESASADAEAEAADDGDTADGDSLTRRRRRRRRRGSGDAESGAEDGVPTVVKIREPRKNVDEVQGVTGSTRLEAKRQRRRDGREQRRTRPPILSESEFLARREAVDRDMVVRQRGDRTQIAVLEDGILVEHYVTRASSGTMAGNVYLGRVQNVLPSMEAAFVDVGRGRNAVLYAGEVNWDATGLEGRARSIEQALRSGDSVLVQVTKDPIGHKGARLTSHIALSGRHLVYVPNGNASGISRKLPDTERKRLRDILKKLVPDGAGVIVRTAAEGASEDELARDVKRLQAQWDDIQAKAGSGGAPTLLYEEPDLVIRVVRDLFNEDFRELVVQGDTAYGLVESYLAHVSPDLLPRLRRHAGVADVFADRRIDEQILKGLDRKVFLPSGGHLVIDRTEAMTVIDVNTGKYTGAGGNLEETVTRNNLEAAEEIVRQLRLRDIGGIVVIDFIDMVLESNRELVLRRLTECLGRDRTKHQVTEITSLGLVQMTRKRIGAGLLEAFSETCDCCKGRGLIIHTEPVPEKARSAGGGAGEKVKAVAAAAPAAPAAPAAPTTAAGRRRARKAAETAPEVAEVAADIVEDVVEVAPDVVEAAGDMTGLPGVDAAGTAPEPAVTPPANAASVPVVAPEPTAAATPAGPSTGPVVSGVITGVIGGSGVVSPQPVVAATEDEDETMGYDLSRYEVDEVEPVSNGAGSTRLAGDGDPDLAGDPDEDDPESDVSGGEHASGGRRRVRRTGTRRRTRP
- the rplU gene encoding 50S ribosomal protein L21, producing MYAIVKTGGKQYKVAEGDVIEVEKLTGAPGDAVALPAVLLVDGDDLVTDATALAQVAVTGEIAAHTKGPKIRIHKFKNKTGYHKRQGHRQPLTQVKVTGISNGK
- a CDS encoding GNAT family N-acetyltransferase, translating into MLIERRPSIDPEVAALVATQQRELAESTEAPRGGRPVVAIGRPGHDDARYLVCVVDGRAVACGAVRSVDGQTAEITRMYVRPAYRGRGIARHLLTALEESAYALGHTVFRLETGSNLAVALRLYASAGYAQIPASGDDPAGPYRVCFEKRLPAAAA
- a CDS encoding TIGR03960 family B12-binding radical SAM protein; this translates as MGVTAVPAPTATTGAAPTPARSVWPRLEPLLPQVSKPIQYVGGELGAVTKDWDAAVVRWALMYPDAYEVGLPNQGVQILYEVLNEQPDVLAERTYAVWPDLERLMREHGVPQFTVDAHRPVVDFDVFGVSFATELGYTNLLTAIDLAGIPLLAADRDDAHPVVLAGGHAAFNPEPIADFIDAAVLGDGEEAVLEITAIVRQWKADGSPGGRDELLLRLARTESVYVPRFYDVDYLPDGRIQRVVPNRADVPFRVHKRTTMDLDAWPYPKKPIVPLAETVHERYAVEIFRGCTRGCRFCQAGMITRPVRERSITTVGQMVADGLAYSGFHEVGLLSLSSADHSEIGDMCSGLAEQYAGTNVSLSLPSTRVDAFNIDLAQELSRNGRRTGLTFAPEGGSERIRRVINKMVSEEDLIRTVVTAYTNGWRQVKLYFMCGLPTETDEDVLQIARLAHEVIKAGRAATGSKDIRCTVSIGGFVPKPHTPFQWASMQPPEVIDNRLRLLKQAINTDRSLGRAIGLRYHDGEPSLIEGLLSRGDRRVGAVIRRVWESGGRFDGWSEHFSYQRWVDAAAETLPAYGVDLDWYTVRERDATEVLAWDHLDSGLDKDWLWQDWQDATSEYEQDDCRWTPCFDCGVCPSMDTEIQIGPTGQKLLPLTPVNTGLRAPAAG
- the rpmA gene encoding 50S ribosomal protein L27, with amino-acid sequence MAHKKGASSSRNGRDSEAKRLGVKRFGGQVVSAGEILIRQRGTKFHPGDLVGRGGDDTLFALAAGSVQFGTKRGRKTVNIVPAAQ
- the obgE gene encoding GTPase ObgE; translated protein: MTTFVDRVVLHVLAGNGGHGCVSIHREKFKPFGGPDGGNGGHGGSVTLVVDPQVHTLLDFHFRQHAKAENGKGGAGGNRDGAKGADLVLKVPNGTNVLTLDGEVLADLVGVGTSLEIARGGRGGRGNAALASARRKAPGFAELGEPGEQLDVVLELKSVADVGLVGFPSAGKSSLISVISAAKPKIADYPFTTLVPNLGVVRADEHTFTVADVPGLIPGAATGKGLGLEFLRHIERCAVLAHVVDTATLEPGRDPMADIDAIEAELAAYGGLADRPRLVILNKIDVPDGRAMAELVRADLAARGLPVFEVSTATREGLRELTYALADMVAQARADAPELEPTRIVLRPAAVDDAGFTVEPLADGEFRIRGTRPERWVRQTNFDNDEAVGYLADRLARLGVEEALAKAGAQPGALVRIGSWEFDWRPEHFAEVEYVPGSRGTDVRLEEPSTRVGAAQRLADRKARRQRFEDVAGASTGGVGETAGAAAGDPAGPRVDVPESN